A stretch of the Gymnogyps californianus isolate 813 chromosome 15, ASM1813914v2, whole genome shotgun sequence genome encodes the following:
- the LOC127022596 gene encoding galanin receptor 2b-like: MTEHEDFASLAGYWNSSDSYQFSPAGVIVPVVFSLIFLLGTVGNSLVLAVLLRNGQMGHNTTNLFILNLSLADFFFIVFCVPFQATIYSLEGWVFGSFICKAVHFFIYLTMYASSFTLAAVSVDRYLAIRYPLRSRELRTPHNAVAAMAVIWGLSVVFAGPYLSYYDLIEWESSYICMPGWEEWRRKVMDTSTFAFGYVIPVLVISLSYTRTIKYLWTAVDPLEDISESKKAKRKVTKMIIIVTILFCLCWLPYHVVILRYLYGDFPFNQATYAFRLLSHCMAYANSCLNPIVYALVSKHFRKGFKKVFSCLLRKKHRNKVHVVHAAHIVPGFEAGSTEVSQMHEQNNRCELNPASMAAPSTSSKPLHIS, from the exons ATGACAGAGCACGAGGACTTCGCAAGCTTGGCTGGGTACTGGAACTCCTCCGACAGTTACCAGTTCAGCCCTGCCGGTGTCATTGTCCCTGTGGTCTTCTCCCTCATCTTCCTCCTGGGCACAGTGGGCAATagcctggtgctggcagtgctgctgcgCAACGGGCAAATGGGCCACAACACTACCAACCTCTTCATCCTCAACCTCAGCCTGGCTGACTTCTTCTTCATTGTCTTCTGCGTGCCTTTCCAGGCCACCATCTACTCCCTTGAGGGCTGGGTCTTCGGCTCCTTCATCTGCAAGGCCGTCCACTTCTTCATCTACCTCACCATGTATGCTAGCAGCTTTACTCTGGCTGCCGTCTCTGTGGACAG GTACCTGGCCATCCGCTATCCGCTGCGCTCCCGGGAGCTGCGGACCCCCCACAACGCGGTGGCTGCCATGGCTGTGATCTGGGGCCTCTCCGTAGTTTTTGCTGGGCCCTACCTAAGCTACTATGACCTGATTGAGTGGGAGTCCAGCTACATCTGCATGCCTGGCTGGGAGGAGTGGAGACGCAAGGTCATGGACACCAGCACATTTGCCTTCGGCTATGTCATCCCAGTGCTGGTCATCAGCCTCTCCTACACCAGGACCATCAAGTACCTGTGGACAGCAGTGGACCCCCTGGAGGACATATCAGAGTCCAAGAAGGCCAAGCGGAAGGTAACCAAGATGATCATCATTGTAACCatccttttctgcctctgctggcTGCCCTACCATGTAGTCATCCTCCGATACCTCTATGGAGACTTCCCCTTCAACCAGGCCACCTACGCCTTCCGCCTGCTTTCCCACTGCATGGCCTATGCCAACTCCTGCCTCAACCCCATCGTCTATGCCCTGGTCTCCAAGCACTTCCGCAAGGGCTTCAAAAAAGTTTTCAGCTGTCTCTTGAGGAAAAAGCACCGCAACAAGGTGCATGTGGTGCACGCTGCCCACATTGTGCCTGGATTTGAGGCAGGCTCCACTGAAGTGTCCCAGATGCATGAGCAGAATAACAGATGCGAGCTGAACCCAGCCTCCATGGCAGCTCCCTCCACTTCCTCCAAGCCCCTTCATATTTCTTAG